The following are from one region of the Sorghum bicolor cultivar BTx623 chromosome 2, Sorghum_bicolor_NCBIv3, whole genome shotgun sequence genome:
- the LOC8084085 gene encoding cysteine-rich receptor-like protein kinase 10 isoform X3, which translates to MVGAHSIVAVAAVLAVVLPLTAAQPYRSSTCAGGTYAANGTYQANLQLVAAALPANASATPAGFATGTVGALPNQISALALCRGDTDAPACRACVADAFPGAQQDCPSSKDVTVYQDACVVRFSDQQFLDFPGVNSPYAVSSWDSDNLTVPAAWFDAAVAALMNATVDRAVSVSVTAASSSSNSSSARKYFATGVEDFDAEHYPKIYGLAQCVPDMTVVQCRGCLGSLVASMPGFLDGKPAGRSLGVWCNLRYSVSPFYAGPAMLHLAAPAPAPAPTAVPSVVTPKNGAVLAGRRRRRRAAGIAAGVAGFVALVMLFSGVALVRFRRKIAEKNGSCRSLEKIGRAKCTVFDFFTLQEATENFSEDLKIGEGGFGIVYKGKLPDGQEVAVKKLLDSATGHGLLQLHNELQVLATLQHKNLVRLHGFCVHQNQKMLVYEYIKNGSLDNFLFEDTETGNKLSWDQQYNIIVGIAKGIMYLHEDSRIRIIHRDLKANNILLDENADPKISDFGLARLLGDHTQTKTATVAGTYGYMAPEYAIHGSVSPKIDIFSFGVLVLEIVTRRRNTSFNDCDTVNLLSDVCNLVLHCRNPHHLITGTEVSTDKLVANILQVWKCWIQGMASQFVDQTLDGFSRTQALRCIQIGLLCVQSDPDDRPDISSVVSMLTRDSMELQAPAQPAFFFGRASPVVSQPYEEHFCGYDQSDVIFQEGITVNEVTLTDPYPR; encoded by the exons ATGGTTGGTGCCCACTCTATTGTCGCCGTTGCCGCCGTACTCGCCGTCGTTCTGCCGCTCACCGCGGCCCAACCGTACCGGTCCTCGACATGTGCAGGCGGCACCTACGCGGCCAACGGCACCTACCAAGCCAACCTCCAGCTCGTTGCCGCGGCGCTCCCCGCCAACGCCTCGGCCACGCCGGCCGGCTTCGCCACGGGCACCGTTGGTGCGTTGCCTAACCAGATCTCCGCGCTGGCGCTGTGCCGCGGCGACACGGACGCACCAGCCTGCCGCGCGTGCGTCGCCGACGCGTTCCCCGGCGCGCAGCAGGACTGCCCGAGCAGCAAGGACGTCACCGTCTACCAGGACGCCTGCGTCGTTCGCTTCTCAGACCAGCAGTTCCTGGACTTCCCCGGCGTGAACTCGCCCTACGCCGTGTCGTCGTGGGACTCGGACAACCTCACGGTTCCCGCGGCCTGGTTTGACGCCGCCGTCGCGGCGCTCATGAACGCCACGGTCGACCGCGCTGTGAGTGTGAGTGTGACCGcggcaagcagcagcagcaactccTCCTCCGCCAGGAAGTATTTCGCGACGGGCGTGGAGGACTTCGACGCCGAGCACTACCCGAAAATCTACGGGCTGGCGCAGTGCGTGCCGGACATGACGGTGGTGCAGTGCCGGGGCTGCCTTGGGAGCCTCGTCGCGTCGATGCCGGGGTTCCTGGACGGGAAGCCCGCGGGGAGATCGCTTGGTGTGTGGTGTAACTTGAGGTACAGCGTGAGTCCGTTCTACGCGGGCCCTGCGATGCTGCACctcgcggcgccggcgccggcgcctgcACCAACGGCTGTGCCCTCAGTTGTTACTCCAAAGAACGGAGCAG TGCTtgcagggaggaggaggaggaggagagcagCAGGAATCGCCGCCGGGGTCGCTGGTTTCGTCGCGTTGGTAATGCTATTTTCAGGTGTCGCTCTGGTTCGCTTCAGGAGAAAGATTGCCGAAAAGAATGGTAGCTGTCGCT CGTTGGAGAAAATTGGCAGAGCGAAGTGCACCGTCTTTGACTTTTTTACACTGCAAGAAGCAACTGAAAACTTCTCAGAGGACCTTAAGATCGGCGAAGGTGGTTTCGGCATTGTATACAAG GGAAAGCTCCCAGACGGGCAAGAAGTAGCAGTAAAGAAACTTTTAGACAGTGCTACTGGACATGGACTGCTGCAGCTACATAATGAATTGCAGGTATTGGCAACGCTTCAGCATAAGAACCTTGTCAGGTTGCACGGGTTTTGCGTGCATCAGAACCAGAAGATGCTTGTTTATGAATACATCAAGAACGGAAGCCTCGACAACTTTCTGTTTG AAGACACTGAAACGGGAAATAAGCTAAGTTGGGATCAGCAGTACAACATCATTGTTGGCATTGCCAAGGGAATAATGTACCTTCATGAGGATTCAAGAATTAGGATCATTCATCGAGACCTGAAAGCCAACAACATCCTGCTTGATGAGAACGCGGATCCAAAGATTTCAGACTTCGGACTAGCAAGGCTGCTGGGAGACCATACGCAGACCAAAACAGCTACGGTTGCTGGAACATA TGGTTACATGGCTCCAGAGTACGCAATACACGGAAGTGTATCACCAAAAATCGACATTTTCAGCTTtggtgtgctagtgcttgaaatTGTAACTCGGAGAAGGAACACCAGTTTTAATGACTGCGATACCGTGAATCTCCTGAGCGATGTATGTAACCTCGTTTTGCACTGCAGAAATCCACATCATCTCATCACTGGAACTGAAGTTTCAACTGACAAACTTGTGGCCAACATCTTGCAGGTATGGAAATGCTGGATACAAGGGATGGCGTCGCAGTTCGTTGACCAAACCCTCGATGGATTCTCTCGAACCCAAGCGCTAAGATGCATCCAAATTGGGCTGCTCTGCGTCCAGTCTGATCCTGACGACAGGCCTGACATTTCATCCGTCGTTTCCATGTTGACAAGGGACAGCATGGAGCTTCAGGCACCGGCACAGCCTGCGTTTTTCTTTGGGAGAGCCTCACCTGTTGTTTCTCAGCCGTATGAGGAACACTTTTGTGGTTATGACCAGTCTGATGTGATCTTCCAAGAAGGTATCACAGTGAACGAGGTCACACTCACTGATCCATATCCTAGATAA